In Brevibacillus brevis NBRC 100599, a single genomic region encodes these proteins:
- the rpmE gene encoding 50S ribosomal protein L31 → MKQDIHPKYNVVTVSCACGNEFESGSVKQALKVEICSNCHPFFTGKQKFVDAGGRVDRFKRKYNL, encoded by the coding sequence ATGAAACAAGACATTCATCCTAAGTACAACGTAGTAACAGTTAGCTGCGCATGCGGTAACGAATTTGAATCCGGTTCCGTGAAACAAGCGTTGAAAGTGGAGATCTGCTCCAACTGCCATCCTTTCTTCACAGGAAAACAAAAATTCGTTGATGCAGGCGGCCGTGTAGACCGTTTCAAACGCAAATACAATCTGTAA
- a CDS encoding radical SAM protein yields the protein MYLVYADEKGNVYDHPGLFAVARNGDILTEILEEELIPLPEGSTLVSLPDTEPIGMDPDTGEMVKLDGCTAVGALVPQGITRLLLPGYVKTNKESKLPLFGYSAVVWKDNRFWVTGRASDDIYKWDPLNFPMDELRQRVAKTLETFPQNRILNHLSHCALEYECLTASNNFFNRWEGSLPVSYTCNAGCYGCISEQPDDSGFPSPQTRMNFKPTEDELVEVMLHHLKTPESIISFGQGCEGEPSTMASIIVPAMRRVRETTDMGFININTNAGLTDHIKGIVDAGLDLMRVSIISAIDEHYNAYYRPRNYTLENVARSAEYAASKGVYTSINYLCFPGVFDREEEMEAMIEFIRRTGIKLIQLRNLNIDPESYLAMIPKAQGEVFGMKQAIEIYQQELPDVVIGSFTHIPPDQLQRRKNMA from the coding sequence ATGTATTTAGTTTACGCAGATGAAAAAGGTAATGTATACGACCACCCAGGTCTTTTTGCAGTGGCTCGTAACGGAGATATATTGACAGAAATTCTGGAAGAAGAACTGATCCCGCTCCCGGAAGGATCGACGTTGGTCAGTTTGCCGGACACCGAGCCGATCGGAATGGACCCTGACACAGGTGAAATGGTCAAGTTGGATGGTTGTACAGCAGTAGGTGCACTTGTGCCACAAGGAATTACAAGGCTCTTGCTGCCAGGCTACGTGAAAACGAACAAGGAAAGCAAGCTGCCTTTGTTTGGTTACTCCGCAGTCGTCTGGAAGGATAACCGTTTCTGGGTAACGGGACGTGCCAGTGACGATATTTACAAATGGGACCCATTGAACTTCCCGATGGATGAGCTGCGCCAGCGAGTGGCAAAGACGTTGGAGACGTTTCCGCAAAACCGCATTTTGAACCACTTGTCCCACTGTGCGTTGGAGTACGAATGCTTGACGGCCTCCAATAACTTTTTCAACCGCTGGGAAGGCAGCTTACCTGTTTCCTATACCTGTAACGCCGGTTGCTACGGCTGTATTTCCGAGCAACCAGATGACAGTGGATTCCCTTCTCCACAGACGCGGATGAACTTCAAGCCGACAGAGGACGAGCTGGTGGAAGTCATGCTGCACCACCTGAAGACACCGGAGAGCATCATCAGCTTCGGACAGGGCTGTGAGGGTGAGCCTTCTACGATGGCCTCCATCATTGTTCCTGCTATGCGTCGAGTAAGGGAAACGACAGATATGGGCTTTATCAACATCAATACGAATGCGGGCTTGACGGATCATATCAAGGGCATTGTCGATGCCGGACTTGATCTGATGCGCGTGAGTATTATCAGTGCGATTGACGAACACTATAATGCCTACTACCGCCCACGCAACTACACGTTGGAAAATGTAGCGCGTTCTGCTGAGTACGCTGCATCCAAAGGTGTGTATACGTCCATTAACTACTTGTGCTTCCCTGGCGTGTTTGACCGCGAAGAGGAAATGGAAGCAATGATCGAGTTCATCCGCAGAACAGGCATTAAGTTGATTCAGTTGCGAAATCTGAATATCGATCCAGAGAGCTACTTGGCGATGATTCCAAAAGCGCAAGGCGAAGTATTCGGCATGAAGCAAGCTATTGAAATTTATCAGCAGGAACTGCCAGATGTCGTGATCGGTTCGTTTACACATATTCCACCAGATCAACTCCAGCGTAGGAAAAACATGGCGTAA